The Candidatus Scalindua japonica genome includes a region encoding these proteins:
- a CDS encoding cupin domain-containing protein — translation MNVSNVFSGIQKQMPEEIIETIVQSHQIKIERIISRSHSTSEGEWYDQGRNEWVLILKGNAGLLFEGNDQTVIMKTGDYLNIPAHRKHRVEWTCPEGETIWLAVHY, via the coding sequence ATGAATGTCAGTAATGTGTTCTCCGGTATACAAAAACAAATGCCTGAGGAAATCATAGAGACAATTGTCCAGTCTCATCAAATTAAAATTGAACGAATTATTTCTCGATCCCACTCAACCTCTGAAGGAGAGTGGTATGATCAGGGCAGAAACGAATGGGTGCTCATATTAAAAGGTAATGCCGGCCTGTTGTTTGAGGGTAATGATCAGACGGTTATCATGAAAACCGGTGATTACCTCAATATACCCGCTCACCGTAAACACCGTGTAGAATGGACTTGTCCCGAAGGAGAGACTATCTGGCTTGCGGTACACTACTGA
- a CDS encoding DUF3786 domain-containing protein yields the protein MIDIYKKLPGNNCGECGESTCMAFALKVTSAQRKMSECPYVKQEDEVSVDQESVVTIENNYKRVSRELEKEIKDIDLKEAADAIGGNYDKRNGRGSIRLKMMNKEYEVNNEGLFADAKYVEHSWSKIIIYDYVRRKGEIPLTGDWVSMGHFPDAASHSKAFQKNAEDKIAEKFNNDLTGLVSRCRELEGFETIGKLKADYICGFKLLPCVPLYLCFWEADDEYSASCKLHVDRNAEAYLDIEYLAYLLEWFVKIFVE from the coding sequence ATGATTGATATTTACAAAAAATTACCGGGAAATAACTGTGGAGAATGTGGAGAATCTACGTGTATGGCATTTGCATTGAAAGTAACCAGTGCGCAGAGAAAGATGTCTGAATGTCCTTATGTAAAACAGGAAGATGAAGTGTCGGTTGATCAAGAATCGGTAGTTACTATTGAGAATAATTATAAACGGGTAAGCAGGGAATTAGAGAAAGAGATTAAGGACATTGATCTCAAAGAGGCGGCAGATGCCATAGGCGGCAATTACGATAAGAGAAACGGTAGGGGCTCGATTAGGTTAAAAATGATGAATAAAGAGTATGAGGTCAATAATGAAGGCCTTTTTGCAGATGCAAAGTATGTTGAACACTCCTGGTCAAAAATCATCATCTATGACTATGTTCGTCGAAAAGGAGAGATACCTTTAACAGGTGATTGGGTATCAATGGGGCACTTCCCTGACGCGGCATCACATTCAAAGGCTTTTCAAAAAAATGCGGAAGATAAAATAGCAGAAAAATTTAACAATGATTTAACTGGACTTGTGTCAAGATGCAGAGAGTTAGAAGGCTTTGAGACCATCGGAAAGTTGAAGGCAGATTATATTTGTGGATTTAAGCTTCTGCCGTGTGTGCCTTTGTATTTATGTTTCTGGGAAGCTGATGATGAGTATTCCGCAAGCTGCAAGCTCCATGTAGACAGAAACGCGGAAGCCTATTTAGATATTGAATACCTTGCATATCTTCTCGAGTGGTTTGTAAAAATATTTGTGGAGTAA